The Epinephelus lanceolatus isolate andai-2023 chromosome 11, ASM4190304v1, whole genome shotgun sequence genome window below encodes:
- the ccdc92bb gene encoding coiled-coil domain containing 92Bb codes for MDAGRLEQQVASVERGIAFLKQEHLAMLTGLQLEITHLKRRCHELSCELDSRFPDRSTEEEEAELAARCEAVERLLEDQQCMMVAARGELRAGRARASALGRSLRDEERHFLEELKRRSHKITLLSRELQRQNVTTTTLCHELHTARLKLFQQRPSTEAGAEGEVASRGKEEEEDDDDEEGEEDEDYEGEGSDWLLSPPPPASPSQPEARHRRRVSVREERVRACVPQERVTSPQRPHPMPDPALFLVPLRYRLLRLNKPIRTQDEEGMEDEWEDIEDSRVHRRVDMGAGEGETAL; via the exons ATGGATGCTGGGAGGCTGGAGCAGCAGGTGGCCAGTGTGGAGAGAGGCATCGCCTTCCTGAAGCAGGAGCACCTGGCCATGCTGACCGGTCTGCAGCTGGAGATCACACACCTGAAGAGGCGCTGTCATG AGCTGAGCTGTGAGCTGGACTCCAGGTTTCCTGACAGAAGCACAGAAG AGGAGGAAGCAGAGCTGGCAGCACGCTGTGAGGCTGTAGAGCGTCTCCTAGAGGACCAGCAGTGCATGATGGTCGCTGCACGTGGGGAGCTGCGGGCCGGCCGGGCACGGGCATCAGCACTAGGAAGGAGCCTGAGGGACGAGGAACGACATTTCCTAGAGGAACTGAAACGCCGCAGCCACAAGATCACGCTGCTGAGTCGTGAGCTGCAACGCCAAAATGTCACCACCACGACCCTCTGCCACGAGCTCCACACTGCACGCTTAAAACTGTTCCAGCAACGGCCGAGCACAGAGGCTGGTGCAGAGGGAGAGGTGGCATccagaggaaaggaggaagaagaggatgatgatgatgaagaaggtgaggaggatgaagatTATGAAGGGGAGGGCTCAGACTGGCTTctgtctccacctcctccagccTCTCCCAGCCAACCAGAGGCAAGGCATAGGAGGCGTGTCAGCGTGAGGGAGGAGAGGGTCAGAGCTTGCGTCCCGCAGGAGAGAGTGACATCACCGCAGAGGCCACACCCCATGCCTGACCCTGCCCTCTTCTTGGTGCCGCTCAGATACCGCCTCCTTCGCTTGAACAAACCAATCAGAACGCAGGATGAGGAGGGGATGGAGGATGAGTGGGAGGATATAGAGGACAGCAGGGTGCACAGGAGGGTGGACATGGGAGCAGGAGAGGGAGAAACCGCTCTGTGA
- the LOC117269614 gene encoding F-box only protein 40-like, producing the protein MSYRSRASKVQQHVHCDSCYIRRCRTRVEPSVCCTVIPCRLLCGALFHHCKEEDHLLLCPNVRVRCLNAEYGCPFQMPRSSQAAHLQVCPASVVCCSMDWLRWPIDETNPHSAMALQENVLKKNEGQGEPLDLAMALVDQSELYERLKVKPIYPELMEEEEEEEIKEEKKEDTAVGGSDSSVEDNDVNEDNSVCENNAVEETVPSAVHSSGINIEKYNLFEMMFSMERGGCAVAQENLNKPKETPKPTEKVKDKDTEKKDDVAVDTSKTGHAPWQEGVLERLGQELTPQEYNMYVVHHGRMLLTFGQIKACTPREDDFVYGSLEPIPVQTLRSFKIPDSYHYSSRRIHQYDSTKPPSEARGVDTSDLEVNEEAWYSDEIEATLLGYAEREVRGHKVSESKAADGIYNDAGTQTYTFRTTPFKAKTTLAELAVDKPLKLRLLLESERVSGRHHRGNSAFTFLCCHSFLRREFATHFRNVHTDIQTNLSGWFEERCPLSYLGCTYSQTRFQPSTHKATVSYNKQLKCFNLRPTLEASLGDTSQSSRRSVGSSTSQRKRGSQARGEEDPLSSLPYNVLCHMASFLDSLSLSQLALVSHLMRQVCSTQLQERGMVTLRWEKKTSSHGRAQWKATPVWEFSHLFSSVDSWHMADVPPISAHLKVCPYYETSLRNERVPLPSMSGKKECSQERMSLVNHFAKKRYQQ; encoded by the exons ATG AGTTACCGTTCTCGAGCCTCCAAGGTGCAACAGCATGTCCACTGTGACTCCTGCTACATCCGGCGCTGCAGGACTCGGGTGGAGCCCTCTGTGTGCTGTACGGTCATCCCCTGCCGCCTGCTCTGTGGAGCTCTCTTTCACCATTGCAAAGAGGAGGATCACCTGCTGCTCTGCCCTAACGTGAGAGTGCGCTGCCTCAACGCTGAGTATGGGTGCCCGTTCCAAATGCCTCGCTCCTCGCAGGCAGCTCACCTCCAGGTGTGTCCAGCCAGCGTGGTGTGTTGCTCCATGGATTGGCTCCGCTGGCCCATTGATGAAACAAACCCACACAGTGCCATGGCCCTGCAGGAGAATGTGCTGAAGAAAAATGAGGGGCAAGGGGAACCTCTGGATCTCGCTATGGCCCTGGTGGATCAGTCAGAACTTTATGAACGCCTGAAGGTGAAACCAATCTATccagagctgatggaggaggaggaagaggaggaaataaaggaagagaagaaagaggaCACAGCAGTAGGAGGATCTGACAGTAGTGTTGAAGACAATGATGTCAATGAAG ataacaGCGTGTGCGAGAATAATGCTGTTGAAGAGACTGTACCAAGTGCAGTGCATAGCTCAGGCATTAACATAGAGAAATACAACCTGTTTGAGATGATGTTCAGCATGGAGAGAGGCGGCTGTGCTGTCGCTCAGGAAAACCTGAACAAGCCCAAAGAAACCCCAAAGCCTactgagaaggtgaaggacaaagacacagagaaaaaagatgatgtAGCTGTAGACACAAGTAAGACAGGTCATGCCCCGTGGCAGGAGGGGGTGCTGGAGCGTCTGGGGCAGGAGCTCACCCCGCAGGAGTACAACATGTATGTGGTGCACCATGGGCGCATGCTGCTCACCTTTGGACAAATCAAGGCCTGTACGCCAAGGGAGGACGATTTTGTCTACGGCAgcctggagcctatcccggTCCAGACTCTGCGCTCTTTCAAG ATCCCTGACAGCTATCACTACAGCTCACGGCGTATTCATCAGTACGACTCAACTAAGCCTCCCAGCGAGGCTCGCGGTGTGGACACATCTGACCTCGAAGTCAACGAAGAGGCCTGGTACAGCGATGAAATAGAGGCCACCCTGCTGGGCTATGCTGAGCGGGAGGTCAGGGGTCACAAG GTCAGTGAGTCAAAGGCTGCCGATGGGATCTATAACGACGCGGGAACACAGACTTACACATTTCGCACAACTCCATTTAAAGCGAAGACAACTCTGGCAGAGCTGGCCGTGGACAAGCCGCTGAAGCTGCGTCTTCTGCTGGAGTCGGAGAGAGTGAGCGGCAGACATCACAGAGGCAACAGCGCCTTCACCTTCCTCTGCTGTCACTCCTTCCTCCGCAGAGAGTTCGCCACACATTTCAG GAACGTCCACACTGACATCCAGACAAACCTGAGTGGATGGTTTGAGGAGAGGTGCCCTCTATCATACCTCGGATGCACCTACAGCCAGACGAGGTTTCAGCCCTCCACGCATAAAGCCACCGTCTCCTACAA TAAGCAGCTGAAGTGTTTCAACTTGCGTCCAACCCTTGAAGCCTCATTAGGAGACACCTCCCAGTCATCCAGGCGCTCAGTGGGCTCCTCCACCTctcagaggaagagaggaagtcAGGCAAGAGGTGAGGAGGACCCTCTGAGCTCGCTGCCCTACAACGTGCTGTGCCACATGGCCAGTTTCCTGGACAGTTTGTCCCTGTCCCAGCTGGCTCTGGTGTCCCATCTTATGAGGCAGGTGTGCTCCACTCAGCTGCAGGAGAGAGGGATGGTCACTCTCCGCTGGGAGAAGAAGACCAGCTCGCATGGACGAGCCCAATGGAAGGCCACGCCT GTCTGGGAGTTCAGTCACCTCTTCTCCTCAGTGGATTCATGGCATATGGCAGATGTCCCTCCTATATCTGCTCATCTAAAAGTCTGTCCTTACTACGAGACATCTCTGCGCAATGAGCGTGTTCCCCTCCCAAGCATGAGTGGTAAAAAGGAGTGTAGCCAGGAAAGGATGAGCCTCGTCAACCATTTTGCAAAAAAGAGATatcaacaatga
- the LOC117261365 gene encoding F-box only protein 40-like, whose amino-acid sequence MSQRSRTSRVRGHVHCDSCYSRRCRARVEVSVCCAVIPCRLLCGAVFHLCKEEDHLLLCPNVRVPCLNAEYGCPLHLPRSSQAAHLQVCPASVVCCSMEWNRWPVNDAHSYPTTELYENLLKEREQGGWLDFTVALKDQDVLFHSMKMKKLFPELIQSVEEEEKEEERREEEKRKEKQRQRKEAAERAAKEASGQTWKSFVMFDVQQGPEEKEESESDDDIEYQQELTQEEREALARETGVQANLLENYNAWERMFTMEMGGCREAGEGAVAGRGRGQSKGNGKDLDTLTEEDAADACVGATASNTCKQGNSACVAASTSSSSCLAETLKKKKFEYGSVEPMKIITVRTFKAPTSFAARQGRIRNPGFYKRESKAVDTSDLGLALQEMPVWEEVQASLLCSLEKEQRGHLIAESVCTDGLLQDEGTQTYNFLSAPFRRNTSLADLTTAKPLELHLQLQVEGVTSRHHKASSAFTFLCGHTFQRREFGKHYKNIHSDIQMSVNGWFEQRCPLAYLGCTYSQRRLQPSTHEATVSYNEDLGCFSMRPTLPVSLGDASQVSQRKGGGQGGGGEESLSSLPYEVLCHIASFLDSLSLSQLALVSKLMRQVCSTLLQERGMVTLHWERQKNSQGRAQWRVTQTVWQFSTLFSSVDTWCFQNTPSMSEHLKVCPCYERESRTEKIRLPRIRTEVQTKTSCKGPTLVSLFQQKRIMM is encoded by the exons ATG AGTCAACGGTCTCGAACCTCCAGGGTGCGAGGGCATGTCCACTGTGATTCCTGCTACAGCCGGCGCTGCAGAGCTCGGGTGGAGGTCTCTGTGTGCTGTGCAGTCATCCCCTGCCGCCTGCTCTGTGGAGCTGTCTTCCACCTCTGCAAAGAGGAGGATCACCTGCTTCTCTGCCCTAATGTGAGGGTGCCCTGCCTCAACGCTGAGTATGGCTGTCCGCTCCACCTGCCTCGCTCCTCGCAGGCAGCTCACCTCCAGGTGTGTCCAGCCAGTGTGGTGTGTTGCTCCATGGAGTGGAACCGCTGGCCGGTCAACGATGCCCATTCTTATCCCACCACAGAGCTGTATGAAAACCTGCTCAAGGAAAGAGAGCAGGGAGGATGGCTGGACTTCACCGTGGCCCTGAAAGACCAGGATGTCCTGTTTCACTCCATGAAGATGAAGAAACTGTTCCCAGAGCTGATCCagagtgtggaggaggaggagaaggaggaagagaggagggaggaggagaagaggaaggagaagcAGAGGCAGAGGAAGGAGGCAGCAGAAAGGGCAGCTAAGGAGGCCAGTGGTCAAACCTGGAAGTCCTTTGTCATGTTTGACGTGCAGCAGGGCCCTGAGGAAAAagaagagagtgagagtgaTGATGACATTGAATATCAGCAGGAGCTGAcccaggaggagagagaggctcTTGCCAGGGAAACAGGAGTGCAGGCTAATCTGTTAGAAAACTACAACGCTTGGGAGCGCATGTTCACTATGGAGATGGGTGGCTGCAGGGAAGCCGGAGAGGGAGCTGTAGCAGGCAGAGGCCGGGGACAGTCAAAAGGAAATGGTAAAGACCTGGACACTCTGACAGAGGAAGATGCAGCAGATGCCTGTGTGGGTGCCACAGCATCAAACACCTGCAAACAGGGGAACAGTGCATGCGTTGCTGCCTCCACATCTTCCTCCTCGTGTCTTGCTGAAactctgaagaagaagaaatttgAGTACGGATCTGTGGAGCCAATGAAGATTATCACTGTGCGTACTTTTAAAGCCCCAACCAGCTTCGCTGCCAGGCAGGGCCGCATCCGCAACCCTGGTTTCTACAAGAGGGAGAGTAAAGCTGTGGATACAAGTGACCTGGGGCTGGCGCTGCAGGAGATGCCAGTGTGGGAGGAGGTTCAG GCCTCTCTGCTGTGCTCCCTGGAGAAAGAGCAAAGAGGTCACCTGATCGCAGAGAGCGTATGCACAGATGGTCTGTTACAAGATGAGGGCACACAGACCTACAACTTCCTGTCTGCTCCTTTCCGGAGGAACACGTCGCTGGCCGACCTGACCACTGCGAAACCACTGGAGCTGCACCTTCAGCTGCAGGTGGAGGGCGTCACCAGCCGGCACCACAAGGCCAGCTCCGCCTTCACCTTCCTCTGTGGACACACCTTCCAGCGCAGAGAATTCGGCAAACATTATAA GAACATCCACAGTGACATCCAGATGAGTGTGAACGGATGGTTTGAGCAGAGATGCCCCCTGGCATACCTGGGATGCACCTACAGCCAGAGGAGGTTGCAGCCCTCCACACATGAAGCCACTGTCTCTTACAA TGAGGATCTGGGCTGCTTCAGCATGCGTCCCACCCTCCCTGTCTCCCTGGGTGATGCCTCCCAGGTGTCCCAGAGAAAGGGAGGAggtcagggaggaggaggggaggagtcTCTGAGCTCGCTGCCCTATGAGGTGCTGTGCCACATAGCCAGTTTCCTGGACAGTCTGTCCCTTTCCCAGCTGGCTTTGGTGTCCAAGCTGATGAGGCAGGTGTGCTCCACTCTGCTGCAGGAGAGAGGGATGGTCACCCTGCACTGGGAGAGGCAGAAGAACTCACAGGGAAGAGCCCAGTGGAGGGTGACGCAGACG GTATGGCAGTTCAGCACTTTGTTCTCATCTGTGGACACTTGGTGCTTCCAAAACACCCCGTCCATGTCCGAGCACCTAAAGGTGTGTCCCTGCTATGAGAGAGAGTCCAGGACAGAGAAGATTCGCCTGCCGCGAATCAGAACAGAAGTCCAAACCAAGACAAGCTGCAAAGGTCCCACTCTGGTTAGTTTGTTCCAGCAGAAGAGGATCATGATGTAG